The region ACTCTCCTAGCACTGTACCCTTCACTCTTGTACTATTCCCCTTTTCATTGGATGCTCTGTTTTCTGTGTGCACTGCAGCCGTCCTCACGGAAGCGCAGTGACAGTGGAGCCCCTGAGGATTGCGAGTTTGTGGATGTGGAAGGGGATGAAGAGGGTGAGGCCTCCCTGCTTGAGGAGCGGTGCCCATCATCGGCAGCTGGTCCTGACAAGAGCGTGCTGGACCAGGACCTGCAGATCACGCCCGAAAACAGCGAGCCCGAGGAGGAGGACATGACGGGAGACTCAGATGAGGACCACCCCCATGTGCTCATGACTCGGGCATCCATGGTGCAGGAGCCGGAGGTAGGACATGGCTGTTTGGCATAACTCCCACCCTAAACACTGCGCAGGGGCCAGAAACATTCACTGTAGTGCTGCGAATTAATTGCAAGGTCGAAAAGAGGGTAGAAAATCTGGCATGAACACAGGACGTGCTTGCTTTGCAACATTTAGTAGTTTCCTAAAATTTATTCAACCATAAGCCATCATGAACTCAGTACAAGGAGTGTTCACTGACGTCACATCGGCTGCTGTTTTGTTGTCTGTGGAGTGCTAAAGGCTGCAGGCGTATATAAAGGGATTATCCCCTCCTGCTCCGGCCTGCGCTGCTTAAGCTACGCgctggacaacaaaatggcgtccgtgacgtcacgcgaataCCTGCTATTGCAACCTTGCCATGCAAAAATAAGTCaaacctcgatgtaacgaacactgatattacgaattattggctatatcgaactctttgcgaacgtttttgacaaacacATGAAATTTCTACTTTATACATCGAATGCAGTTGGCCATAAAACTAATATATCGAACTCCCCAGCGCCAAACTGTTCTCGTTCGGATGCAGGCGGCACGCATCGCCGCACTGCACAAGTGACTGACTGGTAGTACTGAGGCAAGCGTTCGCACCAAAGGTTTGCACTTTATCTCTTAACTCGCCAACGGCAGCCTGTGGGTTGCAGTCCGTCAGTCAGCACGCGTTCACGCCTCCGGCATCCGCCGATAGTGCCCTGCAATCAGCAGCGCAGGTAGCTGTAAGCTTGCAGTAACAATCCTGCACTCATGTCTGCTGTCGCGGAGGTGGTGAAAGCGGCGATAGCTTTCACTCTGACGTGCCGCTTTCCACGCGACATGGCTGTAATGCGGGGAAGCCATCGTCGCCGACACAACCTGCGCTTTCGATGCTGTGCGGGGAAGCCAAGCTAACTGGCGCTCGGTTTTTTGCGTAGTTCGGAATATCCGCGAGCGCCTTCGAAACGCCGCCAAAACCTGTGAAAACGTATCTTTGTTTGTCTAGTAAGGATCGTCAGATTTGTTGTCTCATAAATTACTAAATTACACAGCTGTTGTGCGCGTTTTGGATGAAATTTTTATTACGAATTTTGGCTATAGTGaactattttacgattttttacTTGTTCGCTattataacgaggtttcactgtaatGGATTTACATTGTATTTTCCTACAAGCTATTGAAATCAAGGATTTATTGCCAAGAGCCAAGATCCGAAGGCTGCTGTTCCTTTTTGTGTGTCTGTTTTGTGTTTTGCAGTTCCCACACTGTTGATAATTCAGCAGCTAGAGCTGCATTATGTGTTTGACATAAATTATTTATGTGCTAACGTGTCTTAACATTTGCCTTTCTTTTGTAGCACTGCAGACTTATGTTGATTTTGAATATTAAGGTCTTGTGCAGTGCCAGGTTGCTTTTGtattcttttatatattttataagTGCTTCCTGCCTTTGTCCCCAGGTGATGGAAGACACGGAGATGATAGACGAAAACTATGACCCATCAGAGTTCCTTCTTCAGGGCAAGTACCATTTCCAGCAGATGGAAGATGATGCGCCTCCTGCTATGGCAGCTGAAGAAGAGGATGATCCAATGGATGGTGGGACTGCTGAACGCATGGAAGGTGCTGATTCGTCCGTTGCCCAGGACAATGTCATCAGCACTGACTTGGCTGTCTCAGAATCTGAAGAAGAGCAGGACGACAGGGGGGACCTCCTCAACCTCCAAGATGCACCAGAAAAAGACGAAGAGGGCCTGTGGTTCTGACCGTCTTGTGTTCTTGTACATAGGAATAAACATGTCATACATCATCCGCTCATCAAACTATGCTGTTCTGTCACTGTCTGAAAGTATCACCAGAAGGAACCAGTTCAGTTGAAGTGAACAGCTGTAAAaatgaaatttcgaccacctgcagatcttaacgtgcactgacatcgcacagcacacaggtgcatTTTACGTTTTGAAACTATGCCTCTgcggtcggaatcgaacccgggtaGTTGAGGTTAATGCTGAGGGCTTCTAAGAGCACCCTCAGTTCTTGGAAGGTGAGTGAGACAAACTTAATTATACAAGGATGCAGAGGTTGGTGGGCCTGCTGCTTCACTGTGAGGGAAAGACGGTTTTGGGTAAAGGATATTCGCGGCAACTGTGTCACTTTTTCGGTGGGCGCCTTTGGGGACAGGTTTTTGCGAAAAGGAAAGGTGCAACTTTCTCGCCTTCAGTGGTCGCCTCAACCCATCGCCACTCAACCCATCTGTAATGGAAATGATGAAtggagaggaagaaggaagagaaaggggcgCCATAGTGGTGGGACACTAGGGAAATAAGTATACAAGACCGATTGATGCGATTGATGCGGCGGTGTGCGTCCGCATTAGTGCTCCCTCCGGACGGAGCAGCCGCTGCCCCTGACGGCCTCTCACTGATATCGTGGTCCATTCTGTGTGACACGTCGTACGTACCAACGTTTATAGATCTATAAACGTTGGTACGTACCTCCTCTCCACTCCCCTACCCGAAGCCCCACCCTCTCAGTTTttctctctccacttcgccacctgacAACCAAGGCTTCTGACGGGTGGACAGATTTTTCTGGCATTGGGATTCTAATGCTAATGCATTAAAAAGGAGGGTGAAGGTAGAGTGTGGCGCGAATGAGCTAATGGAGACATTGCCTCTGAGATCTGTTATGGAGATTGTTGTACGGAGGGTGTTTCGCGTCGAGAAAACCCGCCGCTTTGCGCGCGCGACGCTTCATTGGGATAAAATATGCTATGTTTCAGGGAAAAACTAGATATAACAAGGAAGAGGAGTTGTAGCACAAAACAGAGCTCATGtcggtaatctcggaggccataaattTATATGCGTTTGCATTACTTTTTTTGGGGGCGGGTGACGCAACTAGTTTGTTTTCTTGCTATTTTGTACTCATAATTTGCAAGAAACTGATTatagaaaaaaactgaaaaaacacGCTAATGAAGAGTTAATTGCTGTTTAGTTAATGTTTTTTGTTTATGACTGATATCCGGGCTTTGTTGAAGGGGGCGGTAACATCGCTTTGTTTACTTTTTGGACACCGCGCAAGGTAGCCTTGCACCGCGGTTTATGGTGGAGTGGGTGTGCCGAGTGCGGATCGTGCATGTTAGTTTGTAATTTATTCTGCGTGCCGAACTTCAGATGATACGGACAGCATATTTTGGTAGATCACAATGAATAGGTTCGTATGGTCGAGCGAAAATCTACCGAACGGCGAAGTGGTCATTCGGCGACAAGCGGGTGTAGCGCTGtacgacggcgaaaggaaggtGATGTGCTGCCGGCGAGCTGCTCATTGCATGCAAGCCGTGACGTGAACACAGCGTGAATATTTCTTGTTGTCAGTTTCTGTCATCACACTGCTAAAGAAAAGCTTGACGTGCCATCGTTCCAGACTCCTTTTGTCGGCGGCGAATTGGTGCTGACTTCGCATCAAGTCTACTGGACAGGTCCTGAGGTAATGTTCCCTCAGGCATCTTTGCAGTGTCGCTCCATCCACGATGATTCAtttattcgttcattcattcgGTTGTTGATTTGCTCTACAGAAACAACGAATAAGCTTGCATCTGAGCCTGGTGGTACTCATCGAAGAGCAGAGTGGGAGCTGGAGCAAAAGGTACGATTGCTGTGTGGCCCCTGTTTGTGGCCTAACAAGTGTCCTGGCGCACCACAGCGCCAAGATAGTGGCCCATGTCAGCCCACCGAGTGACGAGAAGCACGTCGGCGTCGTGCAGAGTAGCCCCTTCGACTatgtgcgcctttccttccgaAGTGGAGGCGCATCGGAGGTGAGGCGTGAATTTCCAGACCTTGATCAAGCGAGGTGCAAATGACGCGTATGTCTGTGGCGTCAGTTCTTCCAGGAGATGCAAACGGCACTGCAGAGAAAAGACTGGCTAAAAATGCCGACAGTGGATTCGCGGGTGAGTCAGCATGCATGCTTCCCCGTGGGTAACGACATCGAAATTTTCTTGACTGGAAGCGTGTGGTTCGAGTACGCACCTCAATTGACAGGGCAAAAAGATTCGCTCCGGAATAGTTGGGATTGAACGTCAGATCCAGGCCAGACATGACGAAGCGGACAAGAATATATCTGCGGCATTCGAGGATCTCAGCAAGTTGATGGAAATGGCAAGTGCATTACTTGTTACTTGTATTCATAAGAACAGCTGTAGCTCGTTGTGTAATGTGGACTTCACAGATAACAAATAATAAACGCACTAATAGCAGCCATAGGGTGTAATTAATACATGAAGCTGCTAGAAGCAAGAAAGTGCTCATATCTTGTGCATTACGGAATTCAGTTGGATACAAAGCAAGTAATCAATAAACAGGGTGCATCTTTGGTGTATGGAAGTAGGAGCTGATCTGACTGTTTATTTCAGTGCTCTGCTTTTTGATGTTTTAACTGAACATGGCGAGTTTACATTGAGTATTCGTAGGATATCATCATCTCTACAATATATTATGTGTGGCAAAATCTTGTATTTGATACGTGTCTTTACTGCCCTATTACAAGCGCAAATATAATTCGCTTAGGCATTCAGAAGTGACCTCACTtgcttgaaaattgaaaaataataactgtTAAGTCTGAGTTGTTTTCATAGTACATTCTGCAAAGCAGCATGTTACTTGCCAAAACTGTGGTAAGTGTTACGATAATTTTGTTTAGATACGAGTAAATGTGAAAATTAAAGCTGTGCTTCAATGGatgacaactttttttttttttcagagaatatATAAGGCGTCCAAATTTAATAAAAAGTTTATTCATGGTACATAAATAAATTTTATGAACAGTGTTCCACCTCGTTATTAGTAACCATTATTTTTGGCTTGCTTTgatgtgttccttgaaacagctGATGCTTGGGCAGAGCAATCTGCGGTGCTGTTTGCAAGGCTAACTAACATCACCTGTTGGTAATGGCctactgttctttctttcttggaGTAGAAACTGTTCAGTGTGTGTGACTTGCACTTTGTTTCAGGCCAAGGACATGGTGTCATTGTCCAAAAGTATCTCACAAAAGCTGAAGGAGAAAGGCAGCAGCTTGACTGATGATGAGGCAAGCAAGAGGCCTTCTTTTATGCCCAGTCACACTTTTTCACCCTTGCATGCCACATTCTTCTCTTCTGGCTCACGTgtggtggtggctcagtggctttggcgttcagctgctgatccgaaGGTCGAGGGATGGAACCCAGGCTGTTGCGGCCACATTATGATGGAAGCAAAGATGCAAAAATGGCCATGTGTTGTGCAGTGTCGGCACACTTCAAGAAActcagatggtctaaattaatgtGAAGTCTACCCCTGAAGCGTCTATAATAGCCCATATCTCGCATCGAGGTTTTAAACCCCGCAATTTAAAATTTGTAATTTACTTGTGACTTGTTTGTATTAGGTGGTAGGTACAGGCAGCTGATGTTCATGGTTGCTTTGCACTCATTTCATTCATTATTACT is a window of Amblyomma americanum isolate KBUSLIRL-KWMA chromosome 4, ASM5285725v1, whole genome shotgun sequence DNA encoding:
- the Vps36 gene encoding vacuolar protein sorting 36 — protein: MNRFVWSSENLPNGEVVIRRQAGVALYDGERKTPFVGGELVLTSHQVYWTGPEKQRISLHLSLVVLIEEQSGSWSKSAKIVAHVSPPSDEKHVGVVQSSPFDYVRLSFRSGGASEFFQEMQTALQRKDWLKMPTVDSRGKKIRSGIVGIERQIQARHDEADKNISAAFEDLSKLMEMAKDMVSLSKSISQKLKEKGSSLTDDETIMFKSHLLSLGISDPVTKSAYGSGATYHRELAKQLVEVLEKTVQDSGGILALTDVYCRINRARGLELLSPEDLLNACKLMESLQLPLKLHVFASGVTVLKLATENDEKTSAETRQMIDEHGSLSAEQFSPLVHISVILAKERLICAEQKGLLCRDDSVEGLRFYPNLFLEKLD